In the genome of Arabidopsis thaliana chromosome 4, partial sequence, the window gtaaaacCAGCTTGGGACGAGAATCTCCTCCCCAAGATGGCTAATTGTTGTTCCCAATTGTTTGAGTAGGTGTCCTTGATGTTATTCTTGATGAATATCCAAGTCTTATGGACGAGCAAGATGAAGATGGTAGGACTTGTCTTTCATACGGAGCATCCATTGGGTATTATAAAGGACTATGCAACATCTTAAACCGATCAACAAAGGGTGTTTATGTCTGCGACCAAGATGGTTCTTTTCCAATTCATTCGGCTGCAAAAAACGAACATTACGAAATTATTAAAGAGTTTATAAAACGTTGTCCAGCTTCAAAATACCTTCTTAACAGACTTGGTCAGAACATTCTCCACGTGGCGGCAAAAAATGAGGCCTCTCTTACTGCATATATGTTGATGCATGATAAAGATACGAAACATCTGGGTGTTGGGCAAGATGTGGACGGGAATACACCTTTGCACCTTGCCGTCATGAACTGGGACTTTGACTCCATTACTTGTCTTGCTAGCCGTAACCACGAGATACTGAAATTACGAAACAAAAGCGGCTTAAGAGCTAGGGATATTGCCGAGTCAGAGGTGAAACCCAACTACATCTTTCATGAGGTATTTCTGATTCCGTTTCATACAACACATTTGATCCCTCATAAATGATTTATAGCTTGACCTCCATATTTTTGGAATTACAGAGGTGGACACTGGCGCTCTTATTATACGCTATTCACTCAAGTGGTTTCGAATCTGTTAAGTCATTAACAATACAGTCAGTGCCACTAGACCCTAAGAAAAACAGACATTACGTCAACGCTCTTCTCGTGGTAGCGGCTCTTGTAGCCACAGTGACGTTTGCTGCAGGCTTTACAATACCAGGTGGTTATATCAGCGATAGCAAAAAACCAAACTTGGGCAGGGCAACTTTGGCCACTAACCCAActctcttcatttttctgCTTTTTGACATCTTGGCAATGCAAAGTTCTGTTGCAACAATATGTACTCTTATTTGGGCGCAGTTGGGTGATCTAGCACTCATCCTCAAATCCTTACATGTGGCCTTGCCCTTACTACTTTTTTCATTACTATGCATGCCCGTAGCATTCCTTTTTGGCGTGATCACTGCAATTGCCCATGTGAAATGGCTTTTAGTCACCATTAGCATTATATCTGGTGGATTCTTCCTTTTCGCAATCTTTATCCTTGGCCCTCACGTCATGCTACAGCGCTCACACCTTCCGCCCAGTTCTGGTATATTTCTCAAGACTTTTATGCTGACTATAGACATATCTGAgttgtttgtgattttgatcAAAGCTTGTTTTGGTTGTGTGGCGTGTTCCGaataaatcatcaaaagttTATAGATCAAAggatatttttcttctcttttttttttctttcaaaaagcTACGAGATATGCTGGTCTCTAGCTCTGAGAAGCGGCATCTTGATCATACAACTCATTCGAAGTCCTATCAGAATTATCTGTAGTTGTAATAAAGCGTGAAAAGTATATCATTCGAAGAGATTTTCCTCTAAAATAATCGagtgatattttattattcGGTTTAGTGGATACCAGTTTACTAATCTCTCGAATTTATGAACCACATTCAAAGGAGAtgagtttaacaaaaaaaaaaggtaaattgttttttattctcGTCGTGCGTTCCACATGAGTCGTTTTCAAGAGCAATATAGACGATACTTCAcaagaattattatttttgttggggtataaaaatttgaagataCGTTTGGCAACGACAATACGACGTTAGATTGTTCCAAGAGGTGCAAAAACTTAGGGACCCTCTTTATTCGTTCACTGTAACCACTGACCACAACATGACTAGGTAGactcttctttttgtcaatGTTGATGTTTATACGATTTTGATGAGACTGGCTCTATCAAGATATGAATCTCTGATCATATCTCCACTAATCTTTCATCTTGTTATTCCCTCATTTACTTTTgatttccttctctctctctcttttttatgtatacaaatttttctttatttcgcTTCACTAAACCCCACCATGTAATTGTGTGAGTTTTGGCGAAGTGGCGCAACACCGTAGAGCACACCAACACTAACCCAATCCATTTTATGACcgtaaattttgttgttgattagtgtatttttttcttgtttagttATTCTGAgaagtaaattttttttttacaattagtttttaaacatagtaaaataaatttatgacagattataatattattttaaaaatcaataatatctaacaaattaaataaacaaatcacaaattactatattttaaataaatattgataattttaattatattattttgtttattggttAACTCGCAGGATATGCGAGTTAATTCATTTGAGATTGTAATCCGCCATATACTAACTCGATAACCCTGACTTTTTAGAAATCTAAAAGTATAACCCTATAATAAAATAGATTATGTCCAACTCGCGGATTCTAAACCTGAATTGACATGGCGGAACCATTCATAAAACCATACCAATTCTTGCGTTTTGGAAAGTTGGtttccttttcatttctttgaatttgatcCTAGATTGTGTAGTTCTCAAGCTCATGCTCTTGCTCGTCAAAAACGTATCAACGATTTGCTTTTCCTTTAGACGTTCTTGCATCGGATTGGTTTACTCAACTCCACTCGATGAAAAAGTTACTATcttaaaaagaacaaatgcaaattcaataaaattcCCCAATATCTACGCATGAAAATATgattctgtcttttttttgtttgtctatctttcaatactttaaaaagtgtATTTCTAGAGGCGATTTGTCATTTCCCGAATAGGaatttgagtaaaaaaaaacactctgttttttatttccaCTAATATCAAATCGGCGAATATAGTTCCCACCATTCTTATCTCCTTGTCGTCACTCggaattttttaaataataggATCgctttaataatataatctcTATAATTTATAGTTCCTTTTCCAATATTGGCGTCTCCGTTGAAGCTTTCCACAAATCTCAAATTTGTTTGGAGACTCTCAAATGTATCCTTCTCTCGACGATGATTTCGTCTCTGATTTGTTTTGCTTCGATCAAAGGTTCGTCCTTTCgcactcttctcttccttcaccttcctctgttttctctatctctttcgATTCAGTTGTTTTATCGAATTTGATCCCTTTTTTCAATTGCAAAATCATATCTTTAATGTTCAATTCGATTTCTGTGAaaagtgttgttgtttttttcgcATTTCAGGGGGAAAGGTTGTGTCTTTTGATGATAATTTGACGAACCCTAATGTATCTGAAAGCTGTTAAATTGAATAGGAGAAGAAGTAGCTTTATGgatgttgttgtttatatttACTCCTATTGATGGATGTGAATCTTTTTGGTCATGATGACTCTTGTAGCAATGGAGCAGAACTTGATGATTACACACAGTTTGGTGTAAATTTGCAGACTGATCAAGAGGATACCTTTCCAGATTTTGTGTCATATGGTGTGAATTTGCAGCAGGAGCCAGATGAAGTCTTTAGTATTGGAGCTTCTCAATTGGATTTGTCCTCGTATAATGGAGTTTTGTCGCTAGAGCCAGAACAGGTGGGGCAACAAGATTGTGAAGTTGtgcaggaagaagaagtagagatCAATTCTGGTTCATCTGGTGGAGCTGTTAAGGAAGAACAGGAACATTTAGATGACGATTGCTCCAGAAAGCGGtgagttttgaaaaaatataaactttttgtgatttggtGGTAGTTGGTTGTGTTTTTAATTGAATCTGTGATGGTTGTTGATAG includes:
- the ACD6 gene encoding ankyrin repeat family protein (ACCELERATED CELL DEATH 6 (ACD6); CONTAINS InterPro DOMAIN/s: Ankyrin repeat-containing domain (InterPro:IPR020683), Ankyrin repeat (InterPro:IPR002110); BEST Arabidopsis thaliana protein match is: Ankyrin repeat family protein (TAIR:AT4G14390.1); Has 17569 Blast hits to 9235 proteins in 440 species: Archae - 34; Bacteria - 1047; Metazoa - 9541; Fungi - 1051; Plants - 2075; Viruses - 52; Other Eukaryotes - 3769 (source: NCBI BLink).) — protein: MTPEIFGGMSNGEKECLEKLRSNGTPMERVKSNTGDSILHIAAKWGHLELVKEIIFECPCLLFEQNSSRQTPLHVATHGGHTKVVEALVASVTSALASLSTEESEGLNPHVLKDEDGNTALYYAIEGRYLEMATCLVNADKDAPFLGNNKGISSLYEAVDAGNKFEDLVKAILKTTDDNVDREVRKFNLDSKLQGNKHLAHVALKAKSIGVLDVILDEYPSLMDEQDEDGRTCLSYGASIGYYKGLCNILNRSTKGVYVCDQDGSFPIHSAAKNEHYEIIKEFIKRCPASKYLLNRLGQNILHVAAKNEASLTAYMLMHDKDTKHLGVGQDVDGNTPLHLAVMNWDFDSITCLASRNHEILKLRNKSGLRARDIAESEVKPNYIFHERWTLALLLYAIHSSGFESVKSLTIQSVPLDPKKNRHYVNALLVVAALVATVTFAAGFTIPGGYISDSKKPNLGRATLATNPTLFIFLLFDILAMQSSVATICTLIWAQLGDLALILKSLHVALPLLLFSLLCMPVAFLFGVITAIAHVKWLLVTISIISGGFFLFAIFILGPHVMLQRSHLPPSSGIFLKTFMLTIDISELFVILIKACFGCVACSE
- the ACD6 gene encoding ankyrin repeat family protein (ACCELERATED CELL DEATH 6 (ACD6); CONTAINS InterPro DOMAIN/s: Ankyrin repeat-containing domain (InterPro:IPR020683), Ankyrin repeat (InterPro:IPR002110); BEST Arabidopsis thaliana protein match is: Ankyrin repeat family protein (TAIR:AT4G14390.1); Has 30201 Blast hits to 17322 proteins in 780 species: Archae - 12; Bacteria - 1396; Metazoa - 17338; Fungi - 3422; Plants - 5037; Viruses - 0; Other Eukaryotes - 2996 (source: NCBI BLink).); this translates as MDSSGADLDRIEAQRSMLVSHDQRKDFSHSGGVGTTSPTGDTEPVPKFRTNLKLSDLFALPGEDVEMTPEIFGGMSNGEKECLEKLRSNGTPMERVKSNTGDSILHIAAKWGHLELVKEIIFECPCLLFEQNSSRQTPLHVATHGGHTKVVEALVASVTSALASLSTEESEGLNPHVLKDEDGNTALYYAIEGRYLEMATCLVNADKDAPFLGNNKGISSLYEAVDAGNKFEDLVKAILKTTDDNVDREVRKFNLDSKLQGNKHLAHVALKAKSIGVLDVILDEYPSLMDEQDEDGRTCLSYGASIGYYKGLCNILNRSTKGVYVCDQDGSFPIHSAAKNEHYEIIKEFIKRCPASKYLLNRLGQNILHVAAKNEASLTAYMLMHDKDTKHLGVGQDVDGNTPLHLAVMNWDFDSITCLASRNHEILKLRNKSGLRARDIAESEVKPNYIFHERWTLALLLYAIHSSGFESVKSLTIQSVPLDPKKNRHYVNALLVVAALVATVTFAAGFTIPGGYISDSKKPNLGRATLATNPTLFIFLLFDILAMQSSVATICTLIWAQLGDLALILKSLHVALPLLLFSLLCMPVAFLFGVITAIAHVKWLLVTISIISGGFFLFAIFILGPHVMLQRSHLPPSSGIFLKTFMLTIDISELFVILIKACFGCVACSE